A single region of the Branchiostoma lanceolatum isolate klBraLanc5 chromosome 1, klBraLanc5.hap2, whole genome shotgun sequence genome encodes:
- the LOC136433493 gene encoding S-adenosylmethionine decarboxylase proenzyme-like isoform X1, producing the protein MASNNHFFEGAEKLLEVWFLRTEDGQDLRDIAREDWEEVLKTVRCQIISTIKNDSQDAYLLSESSMFVSDRRFILKTCGTTLLHNALPLMLDLAKKKCGLHAVEDIFYSRKNFMRPELQHNMHRSFEEEVIILEKLFEDGAAYCLGRMNGDCWYLYTTNNPDSSKPGQAEPDQTLEIMMMDLEPDAMKLFHKNSIDPAEIAKISGIADLEPGILIDDFLFEPCGYSMNGLLPDGAYMNIHVTPEKDFSYASFETNVSKKSYTNLVKRVLNVFKPGRFVMTLFANMGSQLFSAQENGGSGDHAKLTSEVYPGDTTFEDKIFDYQRQDWQASKFSNYYLTFCNYAKVKQDQA; encoded by the exons ATGGCTAGCAACAACCATTTCTTCGAAGGCGCGGAGAAGCTCCTTGAGGTGTGGTTCCTTCGTACCGAGGACGGGCAGGATCTTCGCGACATCGCGAG AGAGGACTGGGAAGAGGTTCTGAAGACAGTCCGCTGCCAGATCATCAGCACAATAAAGAATGACAGCCAAGATGCCTATCTCCTCAG TGAGAGCAGCATGTTTGTGTCTGATCGACGCTTCATCCTGAAGACTTGTGGAACAACACTCCTCCACAATGCCCTTCCACTCATGCTGGACCTGGCCAAGAAGAAGTGTGGCTTACACGCAGTCGAG gacatCTTCTATTCCCGTAAGAACTTCATGCGTCCTGAGCTCCAGCACAACATGCACCGCAGCTTTGAGGAGGAAGTCATCATCTTGGAGAAGCTGTTTGAAG aTGGAGCAGCATACTGCCTAGGCAGAATGAATGGAGACTGCTG GTATCTGTACACCACCAACAACCCTGACAGCAGCAAGCCAGGCCAGGCAGAGCCAGACCAAACACTGGAA ATCATGATGATGGACCTTGAACCTGATGCCATGAAACTGTTTCACAAGAACAGCATCGATCCTGCAGAGATTGCAAAG ATCAGTGGTATTGCAGACCTGGAGCCCGGGATTCTCATTGATGACTTTCTGTTTGAGCCATGTGGATATTCCATGAATGGGTTACTGCCTGAT GGTGCATACATGAACATCCATGTGACTCCAGAGAAGGACTTTTCATATGCGAGCTTTGAGACCAATGTATCCAag AAAAGCTATACAAACCTGGTCAAGCGAGTGCTGAATGTCTTCAAGCCGGGTCGCTTTGTGATGACACTGTTTGCCAACATG GGATCACAATTGTTCAGTGCCCAGGAGAATGGTGGTAGTGGTGACCATGCTAAACTG ACGTCTGAAGTGTACCCTGGTGACACAACCTTCGAGGATAAGATCTTTGACTACCAGCGGCAGGACTGGCAGGCTAGTAAGTTCAGCAACTACTACCTGACCTTTTGCAACTATGCCAAGGTCAAGCAAGACCAAGCCTAG
- the LOC136433493 gene encoding S-adenosylmethionine decarboxylase proenzyme-like isoform X2 translates to MASNNHFFEGAEKLLEVWFLRTEDGQDLRDIAREDWEEVLKTVRCQIISTIKNDSQDAYLLSESSMFVSDRRFILKTCGTTLLHNALPLMLDLAKKKCGLHAVEDIFYSRKNFMRPELQHNMHRSFEEEVIILEKLFEDGAAYCLGRMNGDCWYLYTTNNPDSSKPGQAEPDQTLEIMMMDLEPDAMKLFHKNSIDPAEIAKISGIADLEPGILIDDFLFEPCGYSMNGLLPDGAYMNIHVTPEKDFSYASFETNVSKKSYTNLVKRVLNVFKPGRFVMTLFANMTSEVYPGDTTFEDKIFDYQRQDWQASKFSNYYLTFCNYAKVKQDQA, encoded by the exons ATGGCTAGCAACAACCATTTCTTCGAAGGCGCGGAGAAGCTCCTTGAGGTGTGGTTCCTTCGTACCGAGGACGGGCAGGATCTTCGCGACATCGCGAG AGAGGACTGGGAAGAGGTTCTGAAGACAGTCCGCTGCCAGATCATCAGCACAATAAAGAATGACAGCCAAGATGCCTATCTCCTCAG TGAGAGCAGCATGTTTGTGTCTGATCGACGCTTCATCCTGAAGACTTGTGGAACAACACTCCTCCACAATGCCCTTCCACTCATGCTGGACCTGGCCAAGAAGAAGTGTGGCTTACACGCAGTCGAG gacatCTTCTATTCCCGTAAGAACTTCATGCGTCCTGAGCTCCAGCACAACATGCACCGCAGCTTTGAGGAGGAAGTCATCATCTTGGAGAAGCTGTTTGAAG aTGGAGCAGCATACTGCCTAGGCAGAATGAATGGAGACTGCTG GTATCTGTACACCACCAACAACCCTGACAGCAGCAAGCCAGGCCAGGCAGAGCCAGACCAAACACTGGAA ATCATGATGATGGACCTTGAACCTGATGCCATGAAACTGTTTCACAAGAACAGCATCGATCCTGCAGAGATTGCAAAG ATCAGTGGTATTGCAGACCTGGAGCCCGGGATTCTCATTGATGACTTTCTGTTTGAGCCATGTGGATATTCCATGAATGGGTTACTGCCTGAT GGTGCATACATGAACATCCATGTGACTCCAGAGAAGGACTTTTCATATGCGAGCTTTGAGACCAATGTATCCAag AAAAGCTATACAAACCTGGTCAAGCGAGTGCTGAATGTCTTCAAGCCGGGTCGCTTTGTGATGACACTGTTTGCCAACATG ACGTCTGAAGTGTACCCTGGTGACACAACCTTCGAGGATAAGATCTTTGACTACCAGCGGCAGGACTGGCAGGCTAGTAAGTTCAGCAACTACTACCTGACCTTTTGCAACTATGCCAAGGTCAAGCAAGACCAAGCCTAG